From Mesorhizobium sp. Pch-S:
AAGTTCTGGTTGCGTACGTAGCCGGAGTCGTAGCGGAACGACTTGTCGACCGGGAAAACCGGCGTGGCCAGATGCCTGGGCTTTGTCATCGGGAACGGGCCGATCCAGCCGGTGTTGGGGTTGTAGTCTGTCGTCCAGCCCTCGTCCTGATACATGTAGTAGCCGGCCGTCAGCTTGTGCGAGATGCCGCCGGTATCGAAGGAAGCATCGGCAAAGAGATTGGCGGCCGAGAAGGTGTTGCCGGTTTGGCCGGAATGGATGCCGATCTGGTAGTATTCGCCGGGCGCGCGAACCGAATTCATGGTGTGGTCCTGGACGGGCCGGTCGATGATCTCGCGCATATAGCCGCCGCGCAGGGTGATGGCGTCGTTCAGCTCATAGGTGAGCTTGGCCGAGACCCGTTTCTTCTCCATCTCGTCGCGGACCCAGGGCTGGCTCCAGTTCCTGCGGGCATCCGGCGCCTTGCCATGCGGCACGCCATCGCTGAACGCCCAATAGGCGTTCGCGACATCGATATCGTTCTTCGACCAGGAGGCATTGAGCTCGAGTTTCAGCTTCTCGGTGATGTTCCAGTCGAAGGCGCCGCTGGCCAGGAAGCGGTCGGTGCGCTGATCGTCGATTGCAGTGCTGCCGCCCGCCCTGACGATGTTGAAGCGATAGCCCATCCTGCCTTCGGCATCGATCGGCCCGCCGAAATCGCCGTGGACAAAGGCCTGCCCCGCACCATAGGTGCCGGCTGTGACACTGCCGAAACGCTCGGCGGTCGGGCGCTTGTAGACATAGTTGATCATGCCGGCCGGCGAGGCAGCACCATAGAGGAAGCCGGAAAGGCCGGACAGCACCTCGGTCCGCTCCTTGTCCTCCAGCATGGTGCCGTGACTGTAGGAGCGACGGAAGCCGTCCTCGGCGGTGTCGTAGGTGGTGAAGCCGCGCAGATTGGCCATCGGCGCCCAGCCGGAGATCTGCGGCGTCTGGCTGCGCACCGTCGGCAGCACGCGATAGATGTCCTCCGGCGACTGCGCCTGGATGTTCTGGATCAGCTCGCGAGGCGCGACGCTGACGGAAAACGGCGTGTCGCGGATGGGTGTCTGGCCGAGCGGACCGAGCGACGACAACGTCGCGGGCCGGTAGCCATCCCTGGCAAGGCCGTCCTGCTGCAAGGCTGCAGCCGTTCCCACCCCGACAAGCGTGATCTTTTCCAGCAGGGTGGCACTGCCGACCGCAACCGTGTCGCCGCCGGCGACTTCAGCGGCTTCGCCCGCTGTCAGCGCCGCGGTGGATGGCCCGGAAATCCGCGCGGCGACGCCGGTGCCCTCCAGCAGCGTGCGCAGCGCCTGTGCCGGCGACATCGCACCACGCACCGGCGCCGAGCGCTTGCCGCTGACAGCCTGGGTGGTGAAGCCTACCTCCCAGCCCGTTGCCTTGATGAAGGCGGCGATCGCGGAAGAAAGCGGCTGGGCCGGGATGTTGAAATTGACGGTCTGCGCGACGGCCTGCTGCAGATGCGCCACGACCGGACCAAAAACGCCGCCGGCAAGAACCGTCGACGCGATCAGGATCGAGAAAAGACGCCGCCTGCTGCCGCCCACCTTACCATCAATCGCCCTAGAAGAAGCCCACGCACCCCGGTTCATCGACGCCCCACTTGTCCCGATACTGTCTCGATCGGGCCGGCGCGCACCCAAGATTT
This genomic window contains:
- a CDS encoding TonB-dependent receptor; the encoded protein is MGGSRRRLFSILIASTVLAGGVFGPVVAHLQQAVAQTVNFNIPAQPLSSAIAAFIKATGWEVGFTTQAVSGKRSAPVRGAMSPAQALRTLLEGTGVAARISGPSTAALTAGEAAEVAGGDTVAVGSATLLEKITLVGVGTAAALQQDGLARDGYRPATLSSLGPLGQTPIRDTPFSVSVAPRELIQNIQAQSPEDIYRVLPTVRSQTPQISGWAPMANLRGFTTYDTAEDGFRRSYSHGTMLEDKERTEVLSGLSGFLYGAASPAGMINYVYKRPTAERFGSVTAGTYGAGQAFVHGDFGGPIDAEGRMGYRFNIVRAGGSTAIDDQRTDRFLASGAFDWNITEKLKLELNASWSKNDIDVANAYWAFSDGVPHGKAPDARRNWSQPWVRDEMEKKRVSAKLTYELNDAITLRGGYMREIIDRPVQDHTMNSVRAPGEYYQIGIHSGQTGNTFSAANLFADASFDTGGISHKLTAGYYMYQDEGWTTDYNPNTGWIGPFPMTKPRHLATPVFPVDKSFRYDSGYVRNQNFVVGDHIEFNEQWSALVGANYSVIQTRSLDSTGALTSPDYDQGRLSPSVSLMFKPIDQITLYGTYTEGLEQGGVAPDTATNSGQIMAPMVSKQKEVGVKADLAGVLWTAALFDISRAYELTNSDGLYTQDGRQRHRGVELTATGRITDNLTILGGLTWLDPRVEGGEFDGTRPMNVAGVLAKIYAEYEVPAVQGLFLTGGVYYTGKQWANDANTDRLPAYVTADLGFRYTVDRFGSPLTMRLNVSNITNENYWQNSYYLGTPRMVSFSLQAKF